From a single Nitrospira sp. genomic region:
- the avd gene encoding diversity-generating retroelement protein Avd, translating into MTAPAIPQAVQSCHELLFWLIPQLDKFPRSRRFTLGERIEDGLLEVLELLVEAAYTRNKDASLRRANLKLEVVRHLWRLAHELKVMATRQYEHGARLIDDVGRQIGGWLRSQPPSEPHS; encoded by the coding sequence GTGACAGCTCCTGCCATTCCACAGGCGGTGCAATCGTGCCACGAGCTGCTGTTCTGGCTCATTCCCCAGCTCGATAAGTTTCCGCGCTCACGTCGCTTCACGTTAGGAGAGAGGATCGAAGACGGATTGCTTGAGGTTCTGGAATTGTTAGTGGAAGCGGCCTATACCCGGAACAAGGACGCCTCGTTGCGGCGTGCCAATCTGAAACTCGAAGTCGTGCGCCACCTCTGGCGGCTGGCACATGAGCTGAAAGTTATGGCCACGCGCCAGTACGAGCATGGGGCCAGGCTTATTGATGACGTCGGTCGACAAATCGGCGGCTGGCTCCGCAGTCAACCGCCGAGTGAGCCACATTCATGA